Genomic segment of Xanthomonas sp. DAR 35659:
TACGAAATGGCCTTGTGGGCGCGTTCGTCGTCGGCGCATGCTGGCTGCGCAGGCGATGGGCGATACGCGCGATGACATGACGCGATTCACGGGAGTCATCGTGCCTGCGATGGGGGAACCGACCTGGATTTTTCAGCGCTTGCCGTTCGGCATCGTGAGCTGCCGCATTGTCGCGCGCCGTCGTGGGAAGGGGCGTTTTCAGCTGTCTTTCGAGCACAGAAGGAGAATGCGATGAAGCGTGCGATAGGGTTCGCGGCGTGTGTCTGTGTCTTGGTCGCGGCGTGTTCGGCCGTGAATCCCGGTCCGGGTCCGGGCCCGGTAGCGCAATCGGGCAATGGGGGCATGGTGCCGCCCAAGCCGGGACTGGTCGCCGGTGCGTGCGTGCCGCCCGGATCGCCGAATTCGAACTGGTTTCCGCACGCGAACACGCCGCCGCCGGATTCGACGGATTTCGGTTCCGACAGCACCAACTGCGACTTCCACATCTGGTCGTGGAACGCGTTCCTGTGGCTGACCCAGGACGTCGGCGGGCAGCCGCGTTTCCTGAGCATGAGCACCGATGGCGTGGCCGGCATCGCCGACGGCGTGCTCGATCCGTTGATCGGCCGCTCGCAGCAGGCGCGCACGGTGGAACTGATCGACCAGGCGGGGCCGGATGGCGTGCTGGTGGATCGCAACGGCCGCGCGATCTATTACTCGATCCACTCCAACGACGTGTTCGGCCAGTTCATCGCCAGCAATGGCCTGCAGGATCCGAAGAAGCTGCGCGCCTTCAATCCGGACGCGGCCTTTCCCGTGGGCAGCATGACCCTGAAGGCGGCATGGAAGGTGGTGCAGCCGGGCGAGGATGTCTCCACGTTCTACACGCGCCAGGCGCAGATCGCGAAACTGGGCATGCGCAAGGGCAAGATCATCGCCACCGCTGACACCGAAACCCAGACCGTGGCGCTGGTCGGCTTCCACATCGGCGGCACGGTCGAGGGACATCCGGAAATGATCTGGGCCACCTTCGAGCATCAGGACAATGCGCCGGACCTGCCGCAACCGATGGAAAAGATGCAGCCGAACGACATCGTCTCGAACAAGGACTGGACGTTCTACCAGGCCAATACGCCAATGAAGCAGTGCAATCTCAACGCGGCCGGGTCCGGTGCGCTGACCTTGAACGCGCAGACGCAGACGCTGAGCCCGGTCACCCAGGTATGCCGCATGGTGCCGTATGGCGGACAGAAGCCGTGCCCGAGCGGGCAGGACTGCAACATCGACAACATCAAGTCGATGAACGCGGCGGTGGATAGCCAGTTGAACGATGTGTGGAAGAACTACTTCGAGGTCGGCGCGATCTGGTTCAACCAGTTGGACGCGCTGCAGCCCAATTGCACCTTCCAGCCCGGTTCGGCGCTGGAGTGCGTGCCGGCGGGAGGCGCCTCGCCGCTGCTCACCGGTTCGGTGCGCCTGTCCAATTCCACCATCGAGACCTTCACCCAGGTGCAGAGCACGCAGGACAACTGCTTCGCCTGCCACAACACCACCCAGGTGATTTCGCCCGATCCGCGCGCGCAGTCGTTGCCAGGGCTGAACGTCAATCTCAGCCATGTGGTGATCAACGACTACTTCCAGGCGCAGCTGCCGCAGAAGGCGCCGCCGGCGCCGCGGCCGGCCTCGCCGCGCTGAGGCGCGCCCCTTCTTCCGGATCAGGAGAAAATCATCATGAGCAGCAACGTATTTCGCGTGCATCCGGCGATCGGCATCGGCCGCGTCGGCGATAGTCAGGAGGTCTACCTGGCGCCGGTGACCGCGGCCGGCGCGCGCGGCGCCGACGGCCTGATGGGCGGATTGCCGGTGCAGCCCGGGACCGAGTCCACGCCGATCACCGCCGACCAGTTCCGCGATGCCGACGGCAACGTCAAGCGCCAGGCTGCGCGTTTCCACATCTACGCCTATCCCAGCGGCAGTTCGGGCACGTATCCCAACGGCGGCGGCACGCGCGTGGACGTGGGCAGCACGATCGACGGCAAGACGGTGAAGGACATCGTCTGGACCGTGCATGTGGCTAACAAGAAGCTCAACAACTATTCGACCGTGAGCAAGGACGGGCAGTTTCGCGGTATCGAGGCCTACACGCCGCAGTGCCAGGGCCAGTTGCAGCTGCGCAATGCGAACTACCCCGATGCGGCCAAGCCCGGCGATCCCGACGATCCGACGCGCCTGCGGCAGTTGGTCATCGATCCCGGTCCGCGCGCGATCAGCGTCGCGGCCGGCAGCGCGGCGCCGGTCGGGTTCGATGCGGCGACCACCGCCAGCTATGCCGATGCCGCCGGCGCGATCCAGCTGGTGCCGGACTATCCGGTCAGTTTTCCGTCCATGTTCCATGCGTTGCACGAGCCGCTGGGTGCGCTCGACTCGCTGGGCGACATGCGCGTGGAAGCCAATGGCGCGCTGATCGTGGCCGGCGGCTTCGCGCGGACCTCGGCGGTCATGCAGGCCGACGGGAGCTATCCGCCGTTGTCGGACGCGACCGAGAACGGCCTATGGTACGACGATGCCGCCGATGGCCCGGTCAATGCGGTGCTGCTCTTCAGCGACGGCAGCAGCGCCAGCGTGCAGGGCGCGTGGTACGTCACCGGCGATCCGGGCTATGCGCCGCAAACGCGCAACGTGGTCTCCACCTGGGACGACGTCTACGACGTGTGGGTGCGCGAACTGGGGCTTGTGCCGTCGCTGTACGCCAACAACGCCTTCGTCGGCACCTATCAGCCGTCCTTCAGCGAGGACATCCAGCCGATCTTCCACGCGGCCATGCTGCAACGCTGGAACACCAACCTGCCGTCGGGCGCGATCCGGGGCCACGACATGATCGGGCAGATCCAGCCGACCGACGATCCCACCGCGAAGATCCCCAATCTGAAGACCCTGATCCGCGATCCGGCTTCCGCCGCCGATACCCAGACCGGCTCGCCGATGATGCCGCTCTCGCTCGGCGATGCGCAGAAGAGCTTCCTCAGCGTCAGCGCGACCCAGTACTTCCTGCTCACCCAGTGGCATGGGAACAACTACGTGCAGGGCGGCGCCGCGGCGCTGGGTCCTGGCGAACTGCTGGACCGGGTCACGCTGCAGAACTGCCTGGGCGGCCGCTACAGCCCGGGCATCGAGGTGTCGTTCCCGATCCGCGACACCAACCTGTATGTCACGCAATGGCAGCAGCGCGATTGCGGACCGTTCCGCATCAACCAGGCGCCGCTGGACTACGGCACCGCGCAGAAGGGCAAGGCGTTCCTGAGTTTCGGCTACGTGCCGTTGCAGCCGTATCCGGTGGAGCCGGGCGATCTGTCCAAGTTCATGTCGGTGCCCTGGCATACCGACTACAACTCCTGCGCCACGCACCTGCCCGATCCCAATCCGGGGGCGGCCAGTACCAATCCGAACATCACCGCGAACAACACCCTGTTCTGGTCGTGGCCGGCGGAGCGGCCGTTCGCGGTCTATCCGGTGGCCTTGTGCCAGGTCGATCCGGAGGACGACACCTGGTATCCCGGCCCGCAGGTGTACTCGGTGCGCGGCACCGGCACCGACAGCGACTATCCGGCGCAGGTCGGACGCTTCCAGGACTACGCGGATTTCGTCGCCAACTGGGCCAAGGTGGGCTTCGTCGTCAGCGGCTCGCAGATCGCGCAGGTGGCGGGACAGCCGCCGTATCCGGCGGACATGTTCCTGGAAGTGGCGAGCCAGTTCGACGTGGGCCAGGAATTCGTTGCGCCCTGGCCGATGGCCAACATTCCGGCCTATCCGCCGCCGTCGGCCGCGGCGCGCGCGGACGCCGATGGCCTCGGCTGAGCCGATCGGCGCGATGGCCGCCAACGCACGCCACGCCGTGGCGATC
This window contains:
- a CDS encoding LodA/GoxA family CTQ-dependent oxidase, which gives rise to MSSNVFRVHPAIGIGRVGDSQEVYLAPVTAAGARGADGLMGGLPVQPGTESTPITADQFRDADGNVKRQAARFHIYAYPSGSSGTYPNGGGTRVDVGSTIDGKTVKDIVWTVHVANKKLNNYSTVSKDGQFRGIEAYTPQCQGQLQLRNANYPDAAKPGDPDDPTRLRQLVIDPGPRAISVAAGSAAPVGFDAATTASYADAAGAIQLVPDYPVSFPSMFHALHEPLGALDSLGDMRVEANGALIVAGGFARTSAVMQADGSYPPLSDATENGLWYDDAADGPVNAVLLFSDGSSASVQGAWYVTGDPGYAPQTRNVVSTWDDVYDVWVRELGLVPSLYANNAFVGTYQPSFSEDIQPIFHAAMLQRWNTNLPSGAIRGHDMIGQIQPTDDPTAKIPNLKTLIRDPASAADTQTGSPMMPLSLGDAQKSFLSVSATQYFLLTQWHGNNYVQGGAAALGPGELLDRVTLQNCLGGRYSPGIEVSFPIRDTNLYVTQWQQRDCGPFRINQAPLDYGTAQKGKAFLSFGYVPLQPYPVEPGDLSKFMSVPWHTDYNSCATHLPDPNPGAASTNPNITANNTLFWSWPAERPFAVYPVALCQVDPEDDTWYPGPQVYSVRGTGTDSDYPAQVGRFQDYADFVANWAKVGFVVSGSQIAQVAGQPPYPADMFLEVASQFDVGQEFVAPWPMANIPAYPPPSAAARADADGLG